In the Thermodesulfobacteriota bacterium genome, one interval contains:
- a CDS encoding SAVED domain-containing protein codes for MPWTSEHTKWLVDTGERLKTADGKEVEVWEFRHKNDAAVLSAWARHFRNHYCFDSEIDYWRRGYKCSRGEYLNTIKFPDPKDAPGPSIRAGDFGEVLVADFLEYLLGYWVPRTRYGDKTIRNESTKGSDIIGFHIVKDGKASSKDRLAIFEAKAQFSGKKAKARLQDAVDGSAKDIARKAESLNAIKQRLHGRNELDDAEKIERFQNEVDHPYKEVYGAVALFENPLFDGHLTSSTDASSHPHSGELALVVIKGDQMMALVHELYRRAADEA; via the coding sequence ATGCCTTGGACTTCGGAACACACTAAATGGCTGGTCGACACCGGCGAACGACTGAAGACCGCCGACGGCAAGGAAGTCGAGGTCTGGGAGTTCCGTCATAAGAACGACGCGGCAGTGCTCTCGGCCTGGGCCAGGCATTTTCGGAATCACTACTGCTTTGACAGCGAAATCGATTATTGGCGCAGAGGGTACAAGTGTTCTCGCGGAGAGTATCTCAACACTATAAAGTTCCCGGACCCAAAAGATGCGCCAGGACCAAGTATCCGCGCTGGCGACTTTGGAGAAGTGCTGGTTGCCGATTTTCTTGAATATCTGCTTGGCTACTGGGTTCCACGTACTCGCTATGGTGACAAAACCATCCGGAACGAGTCGACAAAAGGCAGTGACATCATCGGCTTTCATATCGTCAAGGATGGCAAAGCCTCTTCGAAGGATAGGCTGGCGATCTTTGAAGCGAAGGCGCAATTCTCAGGAAAGAAAGCCAAGGCGAGACTTCAAGATGCGGTAGATGGCTCGGCAAAAGACATCGCACGGAAGGCGGAGTCCTTAAATGCCATCAAGCAAAGGCTGCATGGCCGGAATGAGCTCGATGATGCCGAAAAAATTGAGCGTTTCCAAAACGAAGTAGATCACCCATACAAGGAAGTTTATGGGGCTGTCGCGCTCTTTGAGAATCCGCTTTTTGACGGCCACCTGACATCCTCGACCGATGCCTCCTCTCATCCGCATTCAGGTGAGCTTGCGTTAGTGGTCATCAAAGGGGATCAGATGATGGCACTCGTCCACGAGCTCTACAGGAGGGCTGCGGATGAGGCCTGA